Proteins encoded in a region of the Terriglobales bacterium genome:
- a CDS encoding YtxH domain-containing protein codes for MTDYEHFGDYQPSDRSSVGLAITFLFIGLGAGALAALLFAPKTGKQMRRELRRRYKDARDVIDDLQEQAGDVIEKGSEWASNAKEWANTAKDTAKEKVAPFAKAVRK; via the coding sequence ATGACGGACTACGAGCATTTTGGTGACTATCAGCCTTCGGACCGCAGTTCGGTGGGGCTCGCCATTACCTTCCTGTTTATCGGGTTGGGTGCGGGTGCCCTGGCCGCGCTGTTGTTCGCCCCCAAGACCGGCAAGCAGATGCGGCGTGAACTCCGGCGCAGGTACAAGGACGCGCGCGACGTGATTGACGACCTGCAGGAGCAGGCCGGCGACGTGATCGAGAAGGGCTCGGAATGGGCCAGCAATGCCAAGGAGTGGGCCAATACCGCCAAGGACACGGCCAAGGAGAAGGTCGCTCCCTTCGCCAAGGCAGTGCGAAAGTAG
- a CDS encoding energy transducer TonB translates to MPVPAVGKAPVKHPAGAESHDFMPALFGLEYSTYGTKPTNFLVSFLLHTLMAAVLLISTSFVVSHRQEIKATVTGVVTDISPYILPPSSTKAGGGGGGGDGDKLAASKGALPKLAREQFTPPAVVIRNPDPKLPVEPTVVVPPEIKLPQTGQLGDPLSNVLGPPSNGPGSGGGIGSGSGGGVGSGRGPGVGPGWGGGIGGGPYRVGGGVSAPRVLYQPDPEYSEEARKAKYQGTVVLWVVVGPDGRPRDIKVQRTLGMGLDEKAIEAVRTWKFEPARKDGQPVAVQINIEVNFRLY, encoded by the coding sequence ATGCCCGTTCCTGCTGTCGGTAAAGCACCGGTGAAGCATCCTGCGGGGGCCGAGTCGCATGACTTCATGCCCGCACTGTTTGGGCTGGAGTATTCGACCTACGGCACCAAGCCGACGAACTTTCTTGTCTCTTTTCTCCTGCACACGTTGATGGCGGCAGTGCTGCTGATCTCGACCTCGTTCGTGGTCAGCCATCGCCAGGAAATCAAGGCAACGGTAACGGGCGTAGTGACCGACATCAGCCCCTACATCCTGCCGCCTTCATCGACCAAGGCGGGCGGTGGCGGCGGCGGAGGCGACGGCGACAAGCTGGCAGCATCCAAGGGCGCGTTGCCCAAGCTGGCGCGCGAACAGTTCACGCCTCCCGCAGTGGTGATCCGCAATCCCGATCCCAAGCTTCCGGTGGAACCCACGGTTGTCGTGCCGCCGGAGATCAAGCTGCCGCAAACAGGGCAGTTGGGCGATCCGCTTTCCAACGTATTGGGGCCGCCGTCGAATGGTCCGGGAAGCGGCGGAGGAATCGGCAGCGGTAGCGGTGGCGGAGTTGGCTCGGGCCGCGGCCCAGGCGTGGGACCAGGTTGGGGCGGCGGCATCGGCGGCGGGCCGTATCGAGTGGGCGGCGGAGTGAGCGCTCCGCGCGTGCTCTATCAACCGGATCCCGAATATTCAGAAGAGGCGCGGAAGGCGAAATACCAGGGCACGGTGGTGCTGTGGGTGGTAGTGGGACCTGACGGCCGGCCGCGCGACATCAAAGTGCAGCGCACGCTGGGCATGGGATTGGACGAAAAAGCGATTGAGGCGGTGCGGACCTGGAAATTCGAGCCCGCGCGCAAAGACGGGCAGCCAGTCGCGGTGCAGATCAACATCGAAGTAAATTTCCGGCTCTACTGA
- a CDS encoding PilZ domain-containing protein has translation MAQPQREQRSTRRFSLRLPVTVKFSDAGEKTAHTRDVSARGICFYLDSSVTEGSDIEFTLTLPPEITLTESIRVHCKGKVVRVEPQDPGGRVGIAAVIERYEFLAEP, from the coding sequence ATGGCTCAACCCCAAAGGGAACAGCGTTCAACCCGGCGTTTCTCCCTGCGGCTTCCGGTAACGGTCAAGTTCAGCGACGCGGGTGAAAAAACGGCACACACCCGGGACGTCAGCGCGCGCGGCATTTGCTTTTACCTGGATTCCAGTGTCACGGAAGGATCGGACATCGAGTTTACCCTCACGCTGCCTCCGGAGATCACGCTGACGGAGAGCATCCGCGTTCATTGCAAGGGCAAAGTGGTGCGAGTAGAGCCGCAGGACCCGGGCGGGCGAGTCGGAATCGCCGCCGTCATTGAACGTTACGAGTTTCTTGCCGAGCCCTAG
- a CDS encoding aminodeoxychorismate/anthranilate synthase component II, translating into MIFVLDNYDSFTYNLVQYLGEMEQEVEVRRNDQITPAEIESLHPSHIVVSPGPCTPQEAGISIELIRHFAGKVPVLGVCLGHQAIGAAFGGKVVRAAHLMHGKTSQIEHDGRTVFAKIPSPMQATRYHSLIVSEDSLPEELEVSAHTMDQDGKRVIMGLRHKQYPVEGVQFHPESVLTAHGREILRNFLQL; encoded by the coding sequence ATGATTTTTGTACTCGATAACTACGACTCGTTCACTTACAACCTGGTCCAGTATCTCGGCGAGATGGAGCAGGAGGTTGAGGTGCGCCGCAACGACCAGATTACGCCCGCGGAAATCGAATCGTTGCATCCTTCCCACATCGTGGTATCGCCGGGGCCATGCACGCCGCAAGAGGCGGGAATCAGCATCGAATTGATCCGGCACTTCGCCGGCAAGGTTCCGGTGCTGGGCGTCTGCCTGGGACATCAGGCGATTGGCGCGGCCTTCGGCGGCAAAGTGGTGCGGGCGGCACACCTGATGCACGGCAAGACCAGCCAGATCGAGCACGACGGCCGCACCGTGTTCGCAAAAATTCCTTCGCCTATGCAGGCGACGCGCTATCACTCGTTGATCGTTTCGGAAGACAGTCTGCCGGAGGAATTGGAGGTCAGCGCGCACACCATGGACCAGGATGGCAAGCGCGTCATCATGGGGCTGCGCCACAAGCAGTATCCCGTCGAAGGCGTGCAGTTCCACCCGGAAAGCGTGCTGACCGCACACGGGCGAGAGATTCTTCGTAACTTCCTGCAACTCTAA
- a CDS encoding glycosyltransferase family 39 protein: MSTRTASLECPPTQVLSPVSRPRRSPWLRSPAFWMVVVAFAVRIGFMLAARTYLFDAYRIDEYSYHNETTSIARSIAEGRGFSSPFSADYTGPTSWIAPVYPYLCALFFRCFGVFSTKAAIALILLQSLISALTCVPILGIAKRTVGPRAGIPAALLWAIFPWFSKWAVCWIWEISLSTLLFACLFWYALRLAEPASWKLWLGFGALWGFALLVNPALLTLLPPSLVWCAYQMRSPERAFALEPAQVWWQQWTKHALVAAAACLLVISPWLVRNRVVLGQWAFVRGNFGFEFWLGNARYATPRGWIKQHPMGNAAELQRYRTMGEPTYVRSKLREALSAVRENPSRAIHTTAQRVAYFWDGSAMGYRPQVVWYWLPWSFAWFSFLLLPSMLFAILRRVRAWPLFFAVLLLYPIPYYITYSQVRYRHVLEPLMLLLLACLLPLRQPRNEH; this comes from the coding sequence ATGAGCACCCGCACCGCATCGCTGGAATGCCCGCCGACGCAGGTACTCTCCCCTGTCAGTCGGCCGCGCCGGAGTCCCTGGCTGCGCTCGCCGGCTTTCTGGATGGTGGTGGTCGCCTTCGCGGTGCGTATCGGCTTCATGCTCGCCGCCCGCACCTACCTTTTCGATGCCTACCGCATCGATGAATACTCCTACCACAACGAGACCACCAGCATCGCACGCTCGATTGCCGAGGGCCGCGGCTTCAGTTCCCCCTTCAGCGCTGATTACACCGGGCCGACCTCCTGGATCGCGCCAGTCTATCCGTATCTTTGCGCGCTCTTCTTTCGCTGCTTTGGCGTCTTCAGCACCAAGGCCGCGATCGCGTTGATATTGCTGCAAAGCTTGATCTCGGCGCTCACTTGTGTGCCCATCCTCGGCATCGCGAAACGAACTGTCGGACCTCGCGCCGGGATCCCTGCCGCGCTCTTGTGGGCCATCTTCCCGTGGTTCAGCAAGTGGGCCGTGTGCTGGATCTGGGAAATCAGCCTCAGCACGCTGTTGTTTGCGTGTTTGTTCTGGTACGCGTTGCGCCTCGCCGAACCGGCATCATGGAAGCTGTGGCTTGGCTTCGGAGCGCTTTGGGGGTTCGCGCTGCTGGTAAACCCGGCCCTGCTGACGCTGCTGCCTCCGTCACTGGTGTGGTGCGCATATCAAATGCGTTCACCAGAGCGCGCGTTCGCTCTCGAACCTGCCCAGGTGTGGTGGCAACAATGGACGAAACACGCCTTGGTCGCCGCCGCAGCCTGCCTACTGGTGATCTCGCCATGGCTGGTGCGCAATCGCGTTGTCCTTGGCCAATGGGCTTTCGTGCGCGGTAATTTCGGCTTTGAATTCTGGCTGGGGAACGCGCGTTATGCCACTCCGCGTGGTTGGATCAAGCAGCATCCTATGGGCAACGCCGCGGAACTGCAGCGCTACCGTACCATGGGCGAACCCACCTACGTCCGGTCGAAGCTGCGGGAGGCGCTGTCCGCGGTTCGCGAGAATCCAAGCCGAGCCATCCATACCACCGCCCAGCGCGTGGCCTACTTCTGGGACGGCAGCGCCATGGGGTATCGGCCGCAGGTCGTCTGGTACTGGCTGCCGTGGAGTTTTGCCTGGTTCAGCTTCCTGCTCCTGCCCTCGATGCTGTTCGCGATCCTGCGGCGGGTCCGCGCCTGGCCTTTGTTCTTCGCCGTTTTGCTGCTCTATCCCATCCC